In a genomic window of Enterobacter asburiae:
- a CDS encoding YcbK family protein, producing the protein MIIMDKFDANRRKLLALGGVALGAAAILPTPAFATLSTPRPRVLTLSNLHTGESLKAEFFDGRGYIQDELARLNHFFRDFRANKVKAIDPGLFDQLFRLQGLLGTSKPVQLISGYRSIDTNNELRAHSRGVAKKSYHTKGQAMDFHIEGVSLANIRKAALSMRAGGVGYYPRSNFVHIDTGPVRHW; encoded by the coding sequence CTGATTATCATGGACAAATTTGACGCTAATCGCCGCAAGCTGCTGGCGTTAGGTGGTGTTGCGCTTGGCGCAGCGGCCATCTTACCGACGCCAGCATTTGCCACCCTCTCGACACCTCGTCCGCGCGTTTTAACGCTCAGCAATCTTCACACCGGTGAGTCGCTAAAAGCGGAGTTTTTCGATGGCAGAGGCTATATTCAGGATGAATTAGCAAGACTCAACCATTTTTTCCGTGATTTCCGCGCGAATAAAGTAAAAGCCATCGACCCTGGACTGTTTGATCAGCTTTTCCGCCTTCAGGGCCTGCTGGGCACCAGCAAGCCGGTGCAGCTTATTTCTGGTTATCGCTCAATTGATACCAATAACGAACTGCGCGCCCATAGCCGTGGGGTAGCGAAAAAAAGCTACCACACGAAGGGACAGGCAATGGATTTCCACATTGAAGGCGTTTCGTTAGCCAATATTCGCAAAGCCGCGTTATCTATGCGCGCTGGTGGTGTAGGATATTACCCACGTAGCAACTTTGTGCATATTGATACCGGGCCGGTTCGGCACTGGTAA
- a CDS encoding porin, which translates to MKRNILAVVIPALLVAGAANAAEIYNKNGNKLDFYGKVNAEHDFVTSGDDTNNNDATYAQIGFKGETQINDQLTGYGQWEYRFMANQAENTAQSNKNRLAFAGLKAGDAGSIDYGRNYGIVYDVESYTDMAPSFSGMTWGGNYVDNFMTSRSTGLLTYRNSDFFGLVDGLSLGVQYQGKNDRADVKTSNGDGVGYSLGYDFGEGFGAIASYSNANRTLNQKADGQGDKAEAWGVGLKYDANNLYLATTYAETRNTTRTGSNGDAGFANKTQNFEVVAQYQFDFGLRPAISYVQTKGKDLAAVNGFSGGDADLAKFIQVGTTYYFNKNFNVWADYYINLLDKDSDYAKAVGGLNGNDDMAAVGVTYQF; encoded by the coding sequence ATGAAGCGCAATATTCTGGCAGTGGTAATCCCTGCCCTGCTGGTAGCCGGTGCAGCTAACGCTGCAGAAATCTATAACAAGAACGGCAATAAGCTGGACTTCTACGGTAAAGTTAACGCCGAGCACGATTTCGTGACCTCTGGTGATGACACCAACAATAACGACGCTACCTATGCGCAGATCGGTTTCAAAGGCGAAACTCAGATCAACGACCAGCTGACCGGTTATGGCCAGTGGGAATACCGTTTCATGGCTAACCAGGCTGAGAACACCGCTCAGTCTAACAAAAACCGTCTGGCCTTTGCTGGTCTGAAAGCGGGCGACGCTGGCAGCATCGACTACGGCCGTAACTACGGTATCGTATACGACGTAGAATCTTACACCGATATGGCGCCGTCCTTCTCAGGTATGACCTGGGGCGGTAACTACGTTGATAACTTTATGACCAGCCGCAGCACCGGCCTGCTGACCTACCGTAACAGCGATTTCTTCGGTCTGGTTGATGGTCTGAGCCTGGGCGTTCAGTACCAGGGCAAAAACGACCGTGCTGATGTTAAAACCTCTAACGGTGACGGCGTAGGCTACTCCCTGGGTTACGACTTCGGCGAAGGCTTCGGTGCAATCGCATCTTACAGCAACGCTAACCGTACTCTGAATCAGAAAGCTGATGGCCAGGGCGATAAAGCTGAAGCATGGGGTGTAGGTCTGAAATACGACGCCAACAACCTCTACCTGGCGACCACCTATGCTGAAACCCGTAACACCACCCGTACCGGTTCTAACGGTGACGCTGGCTTCGCTAACAAAACCCAGAACTTCGAAGTGGTTGCTCAGTACCAGTTCGATTTCGGCCTGCGTCCGGCAATCTCCTACGTGCAGACCAAAGGTAAAGACCTGGCTGCCGTCAATGGCTTCAGCGGTGGCGATGCAGATCTGGCTAAATTCATCCAGGTTGGCACCACTTACTACTTCAACAAAAACTTCAACGTGTGGGCTGACTACTACATCAACCTGCTGGACAAAGACTCCGACTACGCGAAAGCTGTTGGCGGTCTGAACGGCAATGACGATATGGCTGCTGTGGGCGTAACCTACCAGTTCTAA
- the asnS gene encoding asparagine--tRNA ligase produces the protein MSVVPVADVLQGRVAVDQEVTVRGWVRTRRDSKAGISFLAVYDGSCFDPVQAVINNSLPNYNDDVLRLTTGCSVIVTGVVVASPGQGQSFEIQASAIEVTGWVEDPDTYPMAAKRHSIEYLREVAHLRPRTNLIGAVARVRHTLAQALHRFFDEQGYFWVSTPLITASDTEGAGEMFRVSTLDMENLPRTPEGKVDYDKDFFGKEAFLTVSGQLNGETYACALSKIYTFGPTFRAENSNTSRHLAEFWMLEPEVAFADLNDVAGLAEAMLKYVFKAVLEERPDDMKFFAERVDSDAVARLERFVSADFAQVDYTDAVAVLEKCGEKFENPVYWGVDLASEHERYLAEKHFKAPVVVKNYPKDIKAFYMRLNEDGKTVAAMDVLAPGIGEIIGGSQREERLDVLDARMEEMGLNPADYSWYRDLRRYGTVPHAGFGLGFERLIAYVTGVQNVRDVIPFPRTPRNASF, from the coding sequence ATGAGCGTTGTGCCTGTAGCCGACGTACTCCAGGGCCGTGTCGCCGTTGACCAGGAGGTCACCGTGCGCGGATGGGTGCGTACTCGCCGAGATTCTAAAGCTGGCATCTCCTTCCTTGCCGTCTATGACGGTTCCTGCTTTGATCCTGTACAGGCCGTCATTAATAATTCTCTGCCCAATTACAATGATGACGTTCTGCGCCTGACGACGGGCTGTTCCGTTATCGTCACCGGTGTGGTTGTGGCATCCCCGGGTCAGGGCCAGAGCTTCGAGATCCAGGCCTCTGCTATTGAAGTGACCGGCTGGGTTGAAGATCCGGACACCTACCCGATGGCGGCAAAACGTCACAGCATCGAATACCTGCGTGAAGTGGCGCACCTGCGTCCGCGTACCAACCTGATTGGTGCGGTGGCCCGCGTGCGTCATACGCTGGCCCAGGCGCTGCATCGCTTCTTCGATGAGCAGGGTTATTTCTGGGTGTCTACTCCGCTGATCACCGCGTCCGATACGGAAGGTGCAGGCGAAATGTTCCGCGTCTCGACGCTGGACATGGAAAACCTGCCGCGCACGCCGGAAGGTAAAGTGGACTATGACAAAGACTTCTTTGGTAAAGAAGCCTTCCTGACGGTATCCGGCCAGCTCAACGGCGAAACCTACGCCTGTGCGCTGTCTAAGATCTACACCTTCGGCCCAACCTTCCGCGCCGAAAACTCCAACACCAGCCGCCACCTGGCGGAGTTCTGGATGCTGGAGCCGGAAGTGGCGTTTGCCGATCTGAATGACGTTGCAGGTCTCGCAGAAGCGATGCTGAAGTACGTCTTCAAAGCGGTTCTGGAAGAGCGTCCTGACGACATGAAATTCTTCGCAGAGCGCGTAGACAGCGATGCGGTGGCGCGTCTGGAGCGTTTCGTCTCCGCCGACTTTGCGCAGGTGGACTATACCGACGCGGTAGCGGTCCTTGAAAAATGCGGTGAGAAGTTCGAGAACCCGGTTTACTGGGGCGTCGATCTGGCGTCTGAGCACGAACGCTATCTCGCCGAGAAACATTTCAAAGCGCCGGTTGTCGTTAAAAACTACCCGAAAGACATTAAGGCCTTCTATATGCGCCTTAACGAAGACGGGAAAACCGTGGCAGCGATGGACGTACTGGCGCCGGGCATCGGTGAAATCATCGGTGGTTCCCAGCGTGAAGAACGTCTGGACGTGCTTGATGCACGTATGGAAGAGATGGGTCTCAACCCTGCGGACTACAGCTGGTATCGCGACCTGCGCCGTTACGGCACCGTTCCGCACGCCGGTTTTGGTCTGGGCTTCGAGCGCCTGATCGCCTACGTTACCGGTGTTCAGAACGTGCGTGACGTGATTCCGTTCCCGCGTACTCCACGCAACGCCAGCTTCTAA
- the ssuB gene encoding aliphatic sulfonates ABC transporter ATP-binding protein, with protein sequence MNTARLNQGTPLLLNGVTKRYGENTILNGLDLHIPAGQFVAVVGRSGGGKSTLLRLLAGLEAPNGGDILAGTTPLANIQDDTRMMFQDARLLPWKTVIDNVGLGLKGNWREEARRALAAVGLENRAGEWPAALSGGQKQRVALARALIHRPGLLLLDEPLGALDALTRIEMQDLIESLWQAHGFTVLLVTHDVSEAVAMADRVLLIEDGKIGLDLTVDLPRPRRVGSARLAELEAEVLDRVMKRGGTELERAKANA encoded by the coding sequence ATGAATACTGCACGACTAAATCAGGGCACGCCGCTGCTGCTGAACGGCGTAACCAAACGCTACGGCGAAAACACCATTCTCAACGGGCTGGATCTGCATATTCCCGCCGGGCAATTTGTGGCCGTTGTCGGGCGAAGCGGCGGTGGGAAGAGTACGCTGCTACGTCTTCTGGCCGGACTGGAAGCCCCCAACGGCGGCGACATACTGGCGGGAACAACGCCGCTGGCCAATATTCAGGACGATACCCGCATGATGTTTCAGGACGCGCGCCTGCTGCCATGGAAAACTGTGATTGATAACGTCGGGCTGGGGCTCAAAGGAAACTGGCGGGAGGAAGCCCGTAGGGCGTTGGCCGCCGTCGGGCTGGAAAACCGCGCAGGTGAATGGCCTGCGGCCCTCTCGGGAGGGCAAAAGCAGCGCGTGGCGCTGGCGCGGGCATTGATTCACCGTCCCGGCCTGCTGCTGCTTGACGAGCCGCTCGGTGCGCTGGACGCCCTGACGCGGATCGAAATGCAGGATTTGATTGAATCGCTCTGGCAGGCGCACGGATTTACGGTGCTGCTGGTGACGCATGACGTGAGCGAAGCCGTGGCGATGGCTGACCGGGTGCTGTTAATAGAGGATGGGAAAATAGGTCTTGATCTGACAGTGGATCTTCCGCGGCCTCGTCGCGTGGGCTCAGCAAGACTGGCGGAGCTGGAAGCGGAGGTGTTGGATCGGGTGATGAAGCGCGGGGGTACGGAGTTAGAACGAGCTAAGGCCAATGCCTGA
- the ssuC gene encoding aliphatic sulfonate ABC transporter permease SsuC: MSATSQKWLLRAAPWFLPVGIVALWQLASSTGWLSSRILPSPEGVIEAFWSLSVSGELWQHLAISSWRAVIGFSIGGSIGLVLGLLSGLSRWGERLLDTSIQMLRNVPHLALIPLVILWFGIDESAKIFLVALGTLFPIYINTWHGIRNIDRGLVEMARSYGLSGFSLFTHVILPGALPSIMVGVRFALGLMWLTLIVAETISANSGIGYLAMNAREFLQTDVVVVAIILYALLGKLADVSAQWLERSWLRWNPAYTLQEAKA, translated from the coding sequence ATGTCTGCCACTTCACAAAAATGGCTGCTGCGCGCCGCACCGTGGTTTTTGCCCGTCGGCATCGTGGCTCTCTGGCAGCTCGCGTCGTCCACCGGCTGGTTGTCGAGCCGCATTTTGCCCTCTCCCGAGGGCGTTATCGAAGCGTTCTGGTCGCTGAGCGTCAGCGGCGAGCTGTGGCAGCATCTGGCAATCAGCTCCTGGCGCGCGGTGATTGGGTTTTCCATCGGCGGCAGCATTGGTCTGGTGCTGGGGTTGCTCAGCGGCCTTTCCCGCTGGGGCGAGCGGCTGCTGGATACCTCCATTCAGATGCTGCGCAACGTGCCGCATCTGGCGCTGATCCCGCTGGTGATTTTATGGTTTGGGATTGATGAAAGCGCCAAGATCTTCCTCGTGGCGCTGGGCACGCTGTTCCCGATATACATCAACACCTGGCACGGCATCCGCAATATCGATCGTGGTCTGGTGGAGATGGCACGAAGCTACGGCTTGTCGGGTTTTTCTCTCTTTACTCACGTGATCCTGCCGGGCGCCCTGCCCTCCATCATGGTCGGGGTGCGCTTTGCGCTCGGCCTGATGTGGCTGACCCTGATTGTGGCGGAAACTATATCGGCCAACTCCGGCATCGGGTATCTGGCGATGAACGCCCGCGAATTCCTGCAAACGGACGTGGTGGTAGTTGCCATTATTCTTTATGCCCTGCTCGGCAAACTCGCTGACGTTAGCGCCCAGTGGCTGGAGCGCAGTTGGCTGCGCTGGAACCCGGCCTACACCCTTCAGGAGGCGAAAGCATGA
- a CDS encoding aspartate/tyrosine/aromatic aminotransferase encodes MFENITAAPADPILGLADLFRADDRPGKINLGIGVYKDETGKTPVLTSVKKAEQYLLENETTKNYLGIDGIPEFGRCTQELLFGKGSAIVSDKRARTAQTPGGTGALRVAADFLAKNTSVKRVWVSNPSWPNHKSVFNSAGLEVREYAYYDAANHALDFDGLLSSLSEAQAGDVVLFHGCCHNPTGIDPTLEQWEHLAKLSVEKGWLPLFDFAYQGFARGLEEDAEGLRAFAAVHQELIVASSYSKNFGLYNERVGACTLVAANDETANRAFSQMKSVIRANYSNPPAHGASVVATILSNDALRAIWEQELNDMRQRIQRMRLLFVNTLAEKGADRDFSFIIKQNGMFSFSGLTKEQVLRLREEFGVYAVASGRVNVAGMTPDNMAPLCEAIVAVL; translated from the coding sequence ATGTTTGAGAACATTACCGCCGCTCCTGCCGACCCTATTCTGGGCCTGGCCGATCTGTTTCGTGCCGACGACCGCCCTGGCAAAATCAACCTGGGTATTGGTGTATATAAAGATGAAACCGGCAAAACTCCGGTACTGACCAGCGTTAAGAAAGCCGAGCAGTATCTGCTGGAAAATGAAACCACCAAAAACTACCTCGGTATTGATGGTATCCCTGAATTTGGTCGCTGCACCCAGGAGCTGCTGTTCGGTAAAGGCAGCGCAATTGTGAGTGACAAACGTGCGCGCACGGCGCAGACCCCTGGCGGTACCGGCGCGCTGCGCGTGGCGGCGGATTTCCTTGCGAAAAACACCTCTGTTAAGCGCGTATGGGTGAGCAACCCAAGCTGGCCGAACCACAAGAGCGTCTTTAATTCTGCGGGCCTGGAAGTGCGCGAATATGCATACTACGACGCGGCAAACCACGCTCTGGACTTTGACGGCCTGCTTTCAAGTCTGAGCGAAGCGCAGGCGGGTGACGTGGTGCTGTTCCACGGCTGCTGCCACAACCCGACCGGTATCGATCCAACGCTTGAGCAGTGGGAACACCTGGCGAAGCTCTCCGTTGAGAAAGGCTGGCTGCCGCTGTTTGACTTTGCTTACCAGGGCTTCGCCCGCGGTCTGGAAGAAGATGCCGAAGGCCTGCGCGCGTTCGCAGCCGTGCATCAGGAGCTGATCGTTGCAAGCTCCTACTCCAAGAACTTTGGTCTGTACAATGAGCGTGTAGGTGCCTGTACGCTGGTTGCGGCTAACGATGAAACCGCCAATCGCGCCTTCAGCCAGATGAAATCCGTTATTCGCGCTAACTACTCTAACCCGCCGGCACACGGTGCGTCTGTTGTTGCGACCATTCTGAGCAACGATGCGCTGCGCGCGATCTGGGAACAAGAGCTGAACGATATGCGTCAGCGTATCCAGCGCATGCGCCTGCTGTTTGTGAACACCCTGGCTGAGAAAGGCGCAGACCGCGACTTCAGCTTCATCATCAAACAGAACGGCATGTTCTCGTTCAGCGGCCTGACCAAAGAGCAGGTTCTGCGTCTGCGCGAAGAGTTCGGCGTATACGCCGTAGCCTCTGGCCGCGTGAACGTTGCAGGCATGACCCCTGACAACATGGCGCCACTGTGCGAAGCGATTGTCGCCGTCCTGTAA
- the pncB gene encoding nicotinate phosphoribosyltransferase produces MTQFASPVLHTLLDTDAYKLHMQQAVFHHYYDVHVAAEFRCRGDDLLGIYADSIREQVDAMQHLTLQDDEYQWLSGLPFFKADYLNWLRDFRYKPEQVTVTNENGKLDIRLEGPWREVIMWEVPLLAVISELAHRYRSPETGVEQAVASLENKLAAFSTLTEGLDMSRFRLMDFGTRRRFSREVQQAIVERLQQEPWFVGTSNYDLARRLNLTPMGTQAHEWFQAHQQISPDLANSQRAALAAWLEEYPDQLGIALTDCITMDAFLRDFGPEFAERYQGLRHDSGDPVEWGEKAIAHYQKLGIDPMCKVLVFSDNLDLAKAVELYRHFNARINLGFGIGTRLTCDIPQVKPLNIVIKLVECNGKPVAKLSDSPGKTICHDKAFVRALRKAFDLPQIKKAS; encoded by the coding sequence ATGACTCAATTCGCTTCTCCGGTTCTGCATACGTTGCTGGATACCGACGCGTATAAACTGCATATGCAGCAAGCCGTTTTCCACCATTACTATGACGTTCACGTCGCGGCGGAATTCCGCTGCCGTGGTGACGACTTGCTCGGTATCTACGCAGACTCCATTCGTGAACAGGTCGATGCGATGCAGCATCTGACGCTGCAGGACGATGAATACCAGTGGCTTTCTGGCCTGCCTTTCTTCAAAGCGGACTATCTGAACTGGCTGCGCGACTTCCGCTATAAGCCTGAACAGGTCACCGTGACCAACGAAAACGGCAAGCTGGATATTCGTCTTGAAGGTCCGTGGCGGGAAGTGATCATGTGGGAAGTGCCGCTCCTCGCCGTTATCAGCGAGCTGGCTCACCGCTACCGTTCGCCTGAAACCGGCGTCGAACAGGCGGTCGCCTCGCTGGAAAACAAACTTGCAGCATTCTCTACCCTGACCGAAGGGCTGGATATGTCCCGTTTCCGCCTGATGGATTTCGGCACCCGTCGCCGCTTCTCTCGCGAGGTTCAGCAGGCTATCGTTGAACGTCTGCAGCAGGAGCCGTGGTTCGTGGGCACCAGTAACTACGATCTGGCGCGTCGCCTCAACCTGACGCCAATGGGCACCCAGGCACACGAGTGGTTCCAGGCACATCAGCAAATTAGCCCTGACCTGGCTAATAGCCAGCGTGCGGCGCTGGCCGCCTGGCTTGAAGAGTACCCGGATCAACTCGGGATCGCCCTGACCGACTGCATTACGATGGATGCCTTCCTGCGCGACTTTGGTCCCGAGTTCGCTGAACGTTACCAGGGGTTACGCCACGACTCCGGGGATCCGGTTGAATGGGGCGAAAAGGCGATTGCCCATTATCAAAAACTCGGTATTGACCCGATGTGCAAGGTGCTGGTCTTCTCCGATAATCTCGACCTGGCGAAAGCCGTAGAACTGTATCGTCATTTCAATGCCAGAATTAATCTGGGCTTCGGGATCGGTACCCGGTTGACCTGCGACATTCCTCAGGTAAAACCTCTGAATATCGTTATAAAGCTGGTGGAATGTAACGGCAAGCCGGTGGCAAAGCTCTCCGACAGCCCGGGTAAAACCATCTGCCATGACAAAGCGTTTGTCCGCGCATTGCGCAAAGCGTTCGATCTCCCTCAGATCAAAAAAGCCAGTTAA
- the pepN gene encoding aminopeptidase N — MTQQPQAKYRHDYRAPEYLISDIDLTFDLDAAKTVVTAISQVTRHSATAVPLRLDGEDLTLVSLHINDEPWSDYKEEGNQLVIDNLPERFTLRIVNEISPAANTALEGLYQSGVALCTQCEAEGFRHITWYLDRPDVLARFTTKIIADKTLYPFLLSNGNRVGEGELENGRHWVQWQDPFPKPCYLFALVAGDFDVLRDTFKTRSGREVALELFVDRGNLDRAPWAMTSLINSMKWDEERFSLEYDLDIYMIVAVDFFNMGAMENKGLNVFNSKYVLARTDTATDKDYLDIERVIGHEYFHNWTGNRVTCRDWFQLSLKEGLTVFRDQEFSSDLGSRAVNRINNVRTMRGLQFAEDASPMAHPIRPDKVIEMNNFYTLTVYEKGAEIIRMIHTLLGEENFQKGMQLYFERHDGSAATCDDFVQAMEDASNVDLSHFRRWYSQAGTPIVTVKDDYNPETEQYTLTISQRTPPTAEQEEKYPLHIPFSIELYDNEGNVIPLQKGGHPVHHVLNVTQAEQTFIFDNVYFQPVPALLCEFSAPVKLEYKWSDQQLTFLMRHARNDFSRWDAAQSLLATYIKLNVNRYQQGQPLTLPVHVADAFRAILLDEKIDPALAAEILTLPSATEIAELFDIIDPIAIVAVREALTRTLATELADEFLALYNANKLDAYRVEHADIGKRSLRNTCLRYLAFGEAELANTLVSKQYHEADNMTDALAALSASVAAELPCRDALMQEYDDRWHQDGLVMDKWFILQATSPAADALSKVRSLLKHRSFTMSNPNRVRSLIGAFASSNPAAFHAEDGSGYQFMVEMLTELNSRNPQVASRLIEPLIRLKRYDAKRQAKMRAALEQLKGLENLSGDLYEKIAKALA; from the coding sequence ATGACACAACAGCCACAAGCCAAATACCGCCACGACTACCGCGCGCCGGAATACCTGATTAGCGATATCGATCTGACTTTTGACCTGGATGCCGCAAAAACCGTTGTGACAGCGATAAGCCAGGTGACGCGCCACAGCGCGACAGCCGTACCGCTGCGTCTGGATGGCGAAGATCTGACGCTGGTCTCCCTGCATATTAATGATGAACCCTGGTCAGACTATAAAGAAGAAGGCAACCAGCTGGTCATCGACAACCTGCCGGAACGCTTTACGCTGCGCATCGTGAATGAAATCAGCCCTGCCGCCAACACGGCGCTGGAAGGGCTTTACCAGTCAGGCGTGGCCCTGTGTACCCAGTGTGAAGCAGAAGGTTTCCGCCACATTACCTGGTATCTGGACCGCCCGGATGTGCTGGCGCGTTTTACGACGAAAATCATTGCCGATAAAACGCTCTACCCGTTCCTGCTCTCCAACGGCAACCGCGTCGGTGAGGGTGAGCTGGAAAATGGCCGTCACTGGGTGCAGTGGCAGGATCCATTCCCGAAACCATGCTACCTGTTTGCGCTGGTGGCCGGTGATTTCGACGTGCTGCGTGATACCTTTAAAACCCGCTCTGGCCGTGAAGTGGCGCTGGAACTGTTCGTTGACCGCGGCAACCTCGACCGCGCGCCGTGGGCGATGACCTCGCTCATCAACTCCATGAAGTGGGACGAAGAGCGCTTTAGTCTCGAATATGACCTCGACATCTATATGATCGTCGCCGTCGACTTCTTCAACATGGGCGCAATGGAGAACAAAGGCCTTAACGTCTTTAACTCCAAGTACGTGCTGGCACGTACGGATACCGCCACCGATAAAGACTACCTCGATATCGAGCGCGTGATCGGCCACGAATATTTCCACAACTGGACCGGTAACCGCGTCACCTGCCGCGACTGGTTCCAGCTGAGCCTGAAAGAGGGCCTGACCGTCTTCCGTGACCAGGAGTTCAGCTCCGATCTCGGCTCGCGGGCGGTCAACCGCATCAACAACGTGCGTACCATGCGCGGCCTGCAGTTTGCGGAAGATGCCAGCCCAATGGCGCACCCAATCCGTCCGGACAAAGTCATCGAGATGAACAACTTCTACACCCTGACGGTGTACGAGAAGGGCGCTGAAATTATCCGCATGATCCACACCCTGCTGGGTGAGGAGAACTTCCAGAAAGGGATGCAGCTCTATTTCGAGCGCCACGACGGCAGCGCGGCCACCTGCGATGACTTTGTGCAGGCGATGGAAGATGCGTCCAATGTTGATCTCTCTCACTTCCGCCGCTGGTACAGCCAGGCCGGGACCCCAATTGTCACCGTTAAGGACGACTACAATCCGGAAACCGAGCAGTACACTCTGACCATCAGCCAGCGCACGCCGCCAACCGCCGAGCAGGAAGAGAAATATCCGCTGCACATTCCGTTCAGCATTGAGCTGTACGACAATGAAGGCAACGTCATCCCGCTGCAGAAGGGCGGCCACCCGGTGCACCACGTGCTGAACGTGACTCAGGCAGAGCAGACCTTTATCTTCGACAACGTCTACTTCCAGCCGGTGCCTGCGCTGCTGTGCGAATTCTCCGCGCCGGTGAAGCTGGAGTACAAGTGGAGCGACCAGCAGCTGACGTTCCTGATGCGTCACGCGCGCAACGATTTCTCCCGCTGGGACGCCGCGCAAAGCCTGCTGGCAACCTACATCAAGCTCAACGTGAACCGCTACCAGCAGGGCCAGCCGCTGACGCTGCCGGTGCATGTGGCAGACGCGTTCCGCGCCATCCTGCTGGATGAGAAGATTGATCCGGCGCTGGCGGCTGAAATTCTGACCCTGCCGTCTGCGACGGAAATTGCGGAGCTGTTTGACATCATTGACCCGATTGCCATCGTGGCCGTGCGTGAAGCGCTGACCCGCACGCTGGCGACCGAACTGGCGGATGAGTTCCTGGCACTCTACAACGCCAACAAGCTTGACGCGTATCGCGTGGAACATGCGGACATCGGTAAACGTTCTCTGCGCAATACCTGCCTGCGCTATCTTGCGTTTGGCGAGGCAGAGCTGGCAAACACGCTGGTGAGCAAGCAGTATCACGAAGCGGATAACATGACGGACGCGCTGGCCGCGCTGTCGGCAAGCGTTGCCGCCGAACTGCCGTGCCGCGATGCGCTGATGCAGGAGTACGACGACAGATGGCACCAGGATGGCCTGGTGATGGACAAGTGGTTCATCCTGCAGGCGACCAGCCCGGCGGCGGATGCCCTCAGCAAGGTCCGCAGCCTGCTGAAGCACCGTTCGTTCACCATGAGCAACCCAAACCGCGTGCGCTCGCTGATTGGCGCATTTGCCAGCAGCAACCCGGCCGCGTTCCACGCCGAAGACGGCAGCGGCTATCAGTTTATGGTAGAAATGCTGACCGAGCTGAACAGCCGTAACCCGCAGGTGGCTTCCCGCCTGATTGAGCCGCTGATCCGTCTGAAACGCTACGATGCGAAGCGTCAGGCGAAGATGCGTGCCGCGCTTGAGCAGCTGAAAGGGCTGGAGAACCTGTCTGGCGATCTGTACGAGAAGATTGCTAAGGCCTTAGCGTAA
- a CDS encoding MBL fold metallo-hydrolase — protein sequence MNYRIIPVTAFSQNCSLIWCEQTKLAALVDPGGDAEKIKQEVADSGVTLMQILLTHGHLDHVGAAAELAKYYGVPIIGPEKEDEFWLQGLPAQSRMFGLDECLPLTPDRWLNEGERVNVGNVTLQVLHCPGHTPGHIVFFDDQSRLLISGDVIFKGGVGRSDFPRGDHGQLIQSIKQKLLPLGDDVTFIAGHGPMSTLGYERLHNPFLQDEMPVW from the coding sequence ATGAACTATCGTATTATTCCGGTTACCGCGTTCTCCCAGAACTGTTCATTAATCTGGTGCGAACAAACCAAACTGGCCGCGCTTGTCGATCCCGGCGGTGACGCTGAGAAAATCAAGCAGGAAGTTGCCGACAGCGGCGTGACGCTGATGCAGATTTTACTGACGCATGGTCACCTCGACCATGTGGGTGCAGCGGCTGAACTGGCTAAATACTACGGTGTGCCGATTATCGGCCCGGAAAAAGAAGATGAGTTCTGGCTGCAGGGGTTACCCGCCCAAAGCCGCATGTTTGGCCTTGATGAGTGTCTGCCTTTGACGCCCGATCGTTGGCTAAACGAAGGAGAGCGCGTTAACGTAGGGAATGTGACTTTACAGGTGTTGCATTGTCCTGGGCATACGCCAGGCCATATCGTCTTCTTTGACGACCAGTCCCGTCTGCTGATATCCGGCGATGTGATTTTCAAAGGTGGCGTAGGACGCAGCGATTTTCCGCGTGGCGACCACGGGCAGCTGATTCAGTCGATCAAACAGAAGTTATTGCCGCTGGGTGATGACGTAACGTTTATCGCAGGACACGGTCCGATGTCGACGCTGGGCTATGAACGGCTCCATAACCCGTTCCTTCAGGATGAAATGCCTGTCTGGTAA